From a single Micromonospora carbonacea genomic region:
- a CDS encoding helix-turn-helix domain-containing protein, with the protein MKKCDSGPRADNRGILDPARLRREVRFRRRLPAAALLPYVEHYWLIDWDLDEPFEQRVLPHPAVNLVFRRDPAGGPASGSAEVAGVGRELFRITLAGTGRVSGVQFRPGGFRPFWPRPVAELTGERRPLPAGLVGGRHPCDGTDDERAATLDALLLTWHPRPVSLPASRSAAGVPATGLPAADPPTAEAMALAGEIRADRSVLRVDDLARRHGTTTRRLQRLFLDHVGVGPKWVIRRYRIQEAIEHAAGGGPVDWAAVAADLGYADQAHLIREFAAATGLTPAAYARSLHRPAGSSLSQPG; encoded by the coding sequence TTGAAGAAGTGCGACAGCGGCCCGCGCGCCGACAACCGGGGCATCCTCGACCCCGCGCGGCTGCGACGCGAGGTCCGCTTCCGCCGCCGTCTGCCCGCCGCCGCCCTGCTCCCGTACGTCGAGCACTACTGGCTGATCGACTGGGACCTCGATGAGCCGTTCGAGCAGCGGGTGCTCCCGCACCCGGCGGTCAACCTCGTCTTCCGCCGCGACCCGGCGGGCGGTCCGGCTTCCGGGTCCGCCGAGGTGGCCGGCGTCGGGCGGGAGCTGTTCCGGATCACCCTCGCCGGCACCGGCCGGGTCAGCGGCGTGCAGTTCCGCCCCGGCGGGTTCCGCCCGTTCTGGCCGCGACCGGTCGCCGAGCTGACCGGCGAGCGCCGCCCGCTGCCCGCCGGGCTCGTCGGGGGCCGGCACCCCTGTGACGGTACGGACGACGAGCGCGCCGCCACCCTCGACGCCCTCCTGCTCACCTGGCACCCCCGCCCCGTCTCGCTGCCGGCCTCCCGGTCGGCGGCCGGCGTCCCGGCGACCGGCCTGCCGGCGGCCGACCCGCCGACGGCGGAGGCGATGGCGCTGGCCGGGGAGATCCGCGCCGACCGCAGCGTGTTGCGGGTCGACGACCTGGCCCGCCGGCACGGCACCACCACCCGACGCCTGCAACGGCTGTTCCTCGACCACGTCGGCGTCGGCCCGAAGTGGGTGATCCGGCGGTACCGCATCCAGGAGGCGATCGAGCACGCCGCCGGCGGCGGACCGGTGGACTGGGCGGCCGTCGCCGCCGACCTCGGGTACGCCGACCAGGCCCACCTGATCCGCGAGTTCGCCGCCGCGACGGGCCTCACCCCGGCCGCGTACGCCCGCTCGCTCCATCGACCGGCGGGAAGCTCGCTCAGCCAGCCGGGGTGA
- a CDS encoding TIGR03086 family metal-binding protein, which yields MTTKTSELLADAAPRAVAVVRAISDDQFDLPTPCADYTVRDLLGHLFQVVVNFQAMAARESADWADKTDRLTDGWRARFAAETERLVAAWADPAALEGVSPGMGLPQETIGDMALIDLTVHAWDLARATGQPYEAAPAVIATLDAFMDRMGDMGQQQGAFAAPVTAPPNATALERAVARMGRDPNWSPN from the coding sequence ATGACCACGAAGACTAGTGAACTGCTGGCGGATGCCGCGCCGCGCGCCGTGGCGGTGGTCCGGGCGATCTCCGACGACCAGTTCGACCTGCCGACCCCGTGCGCGGACTACACCGTGCGGGACCTGCTCGGGCATCTCTTTCAGGTGGTGGTCAACTTCCAGGCGATGGCCGCCCGGGAATCGGCGGACTGGGCCGACAAGACCGACCGGCTCACCGACGGCTGGCGGGCCCGGTTCGCCGCCGAGACGGAGCGGCTGGTGGCGGCGTGGGCCGATCCGGCCGCGCTGGAGGGCGTGTCGCCGGGGATGGGCCTGCCGCAGGAGACCATCGGCGACATGGCGCTGATCGACCTGACCGTCCACGCGTGGGACCTGGCGCGGGCCACCGGCCAGCCGTACGAGGCCGCGCCGGCCGTGATCGCCACGCTTGACGCGTTCATGGACCGGATGGGCGACATGGGCCAGCAGCAGGGTGCCTTCGCCGCCCCGGTCACCGCCCCGCCGAACGCCACCGCCCTGGAGCGCGCCGTAGCCCGAATGGGCCGCGACCCCAACTGGTCCCCGAACTGA
- a CDS encoding SpoIIE family protein phosphatase — protein MDGGQGTVLVVDDSRTKRYLLVSWLSRAGFATLEAESGGEALARVGVDPIDLVVLDVRLPDLTGFEVCEQIKKAHPAMPVIHVSAHAVDVNDRAQGLTRGADAYLAEPIEPDELVATAHAVLRYYRARQRAEQLADRLIRLAETTLAVNSAPTFPRLMVAAAKGAAEMLGTPVVVLAETMDGTTLAAATTGPGAEPVVRPWPMPTDDVPIGAILREQVDPAEWAVHDWGGEPELVVAVARLRPDRSPIYVAVPPRALLPDAPVVRQLAQALAAAVEAQRTLDEEHRIAVTLQRSLLPRRLPEVTGLDLAVRYEPASAQTEVGGDFYELVMLGDELLVAIGDVAGHSLHAATVMAELRHAVRAYAVEGHPPGVVLTRVDALMRALLPGELATLCVLLLHPGTGRVRLASAGHLPALISRAGQVEYVNHSAPLLGVRADRPADLEFVLPAGSTLVLYTDGLIERRDATIDEGLAALARCAEAVDDDLDGFCQRLVVELAPTEIQDDVAVVAVRRR, from the coding sequence GTGGACGGCGGTCAGGGGACCGTGCTGGTCGTCGACGACAGCCGCACCAAGCGTTACCTCCTGGTGAGCTGGCTGAGCCGGGCCGGCTTCGCGACGCTGGAGGCGGAGAGCGGCGGCGAGGCCCTGGCCCGGGTCGGGGTGGACCCGATCGACCTGGTGGTGCTCGACGTCCGGCTGCCCGACCTGACCGGGTTCGAGGTCTGCGAGCAGATCAAGAAGGCCCACCCGGCGATGCCGGTGATCCACGTGTCGGCGCACGCGGTCGACGTCAACGACCGGGCGCAGGGCCTGACCCGGGGCGCGGACGCCTACCTGGCCGAGCCCATCGAGCCCGACGAGCTGGTCGCCACCGCCCACGCGGTGCTGCGTTACTACCGGGCCCGGCAGCGCGCCGAGCAGCTTGCCGACCGGCTCATCCGGCTCGCCGAGACGACCCTCGCCGTCAACTCCGCGCCGACCTTCCCCCGGCTGATGGTCGCCGCGGCGAAGGGCGCGGCGGAGATGCTCGGCACCCCCGTCGTCGTGCTGGCCGAGACGATGGACGGGACCACGCTCGCCGCCGCCACCACCGGCCCCGGCGCGGAGCCCGTGGTGCGCCCCTGGCCGATGCCGACCGACGACGTGCCGATCGGGGCGATCCTGCGCGAGCAGGTGGACCCGGCCGAATGGGCGGTGCACGACTGGGGCGGCGAGCCGGAGCTGGTCGTCGCGGTCGCCCGGCTGCGCCCCGACCGGTCCCCCATCTACGTGGCGGTGCCGCCCCGGGCCCTGCTCCCCGACGCCCCGGTGGTGCGGCAGCTCGCCCAGGCCCTCGCGGCGGCCGTGGAGGCGCAGCGCACCCTCGACGAGGAGCACCGGATCGCGGTGACCCTGCAACGCAGCCTGCTGCCGCGCCGGCTGCCCGAGGTGACCGGGCTGGACCTAGCCGTCCGCTACGAGCCGGCCAGCGCGCAGACCGAGGTGGGCGGGGACTTCTACGAGCTGGTGATGCTCGGCGACGAGCTGCTGGTGGCCATCGGCGACGTGGCCGGCCACTCGCTGCACGCGGCGACGGTGATGGCCGAGCTGCGGCACGCGGTGCGGGCGTACGCGGTCGAGGGACATCCGCCCGGCGTGGTCCTGACCCGGGTCGACGCGCTGATGCGCGCGCTGCTCCCCGGCGAGCTGGCCACCCTCTGCGTGCTGCTGCTGCACCCCGGCACCGGCCGGGTCCGCCTCGCCAGCGCCGGTCACCTGCCGGCGCTGATCAGCCGCGCCGGCCAGGTGGAGTACGTCAACCACTCCGCGCCGCTGCTCGGCGTGCGCGCGGACCGCCCCGCCGACCTGGAGTTCGTGCTGCCGGCCGGGTCGACGCTGGTGCTCTACACGGACGGGCTGATCGAGCGGCGGGACGCCACCATCGACGAGGGACTGGCAGCCCTGGCCCGCTGCGCCGAGGCGGTCGACGACGACCTGGACGGCTTCTGCCAGCGGCTGGTGGTCGAGCTGGCCCCCACGGAGATCCAGGACGACGTGGCGGTGGTGGCGGTCCGCCGGAGGTAA
- a CDS encoding SpoIIE family protein phosphatase encodes MSAEAGPAAFDGPDERVRRVRLPADRRTPAAARALVRSVLAAARLDDLLNEALLLTTELTTNAVEHARTELDIEVVGDDVGLTVTVSDFAAGSVDELTIGVRNDTSEIDEVSERGRGLLLVDHFASRWGTTYLPTGKGVWFRLDRAGVADGQRVAAGPQAGAAGGTPTSAGGAEHAGPSAGAMSELMQTAPDQYADDPLPDFATDLLTRLAEMVGAAGGLVRLDRGDGLGRQVLARYGRTPRTGNELLRVPLAVHRPYSGELELDAAPSTYARPLAVLTAERLSLHLENDRLRRADVRRQAWLTFLAEAGELLAQSLDVELTMVLIPQLVVPRLGQWCAVHTADEWGRLRLAAATHADESVLPQLHKVLRETGTDSVQSRLREASRIGSQVPLGGPMEGFAVPLVARGQRLGTLAVGRHQRHRHDPDEVAVLEDVARRAALAIENARIHAERRRVAQALQRSLLPPVLPVVDGIGFAAEYVPTGDDAEVGGDFYDVLPLPDGRWLVVVGDVSGKGVEAAAVTGLVRDVIRVLVSDGKPLPEALGRLNNTLVERGGGRYCTLALAAVGPGEGDQLDVSLHLAGHDRPVLLRAGDGAAFVGAGGTALGLLDAIASPAAELSLTPGDSLIFYTDGVTERRRGRELFGTERLRESAAPLAGYSADVVAARLRSTAIGFSAETPRDDIAILVLRNDRR; translated from the coding sequence GTGTCAGCGGAGGCGGGGCCGGCGGCGTTCGACGGTCCGGACGAGCGCGTCCGGCGGGTCCGGCTGCCCGCGGACCGGCGCACACCGGCCGCCGCCCGCGCCCTGGTCCGCTCCGTGCTCGCCGCCGCGCGGCTCGACGACCTGCTCAACGAGGCCCTGCTGCTCACCACCGAGCTGACCACCAACGCCGTCGAACACGCCCGCACCGAGCTGGACATCGAGGTCGTCGGCGACGACGTCGGCCTCACCGTGACGGTCTCCGACTTCGCCGCCGGGTCCGTCGACGAGCTGACCATCGGCGTACGCAACGACACCTCGGAGATCGACGAGGTGTCCGAGCGGGGCCGGGGGCTGCTGCTGGTGGACCACTTCGCCAGCCGGTGGGGCACGACCTACCTGCCCACCGGCAAGGGGGTGTGGTTCCGGCTGGACCGGGCCGGCGTCGCCGACGGGCAGCGGGTCGCCGCCGGCCCCCAGGCCGGCGCCGCCGGGGGCACGCCGACGTCGGCTGGCGGCGCGGAGCACGCGGGGCCCAGCGCCGGGGCGATGAGCGAGCTGATGCAGACCGCCCCCGACCAGTACGCCGACGACCCGCTGCCCGACTTCGCCACCGACCTGCTCACCCGGCTCGCCGAGATGGTCGGCGCGGCCGGCGGACTCGTCCGACTCGACCGGGGCGACGGGCTGGGCCGGCAGGTGCTGGCCCGCTACGGTCGCACCCCCCGCACCGGCAACGAGCTGCTGCGGGTGCCGCTGGCGGTGCACCGGCCGTACTCCGGGGAGCTGGAGCTGGACGCGGCCCCCTCGACGTACGCGCGGCCGCTCGCCGTGCTGACCGCCGAGCGGCTCTCGCTGCACCTGGAGAACGACCGGCTGCGCCGGGCCGACGTGCGGCGACAGGCCTGGCTGACGTTCCTGGCCGAGGCGGGCGAGCTGCTCGCCCAGTCCCTCGACGTCGAGCTGACGATGGTGCTGATCCCGCAGCTCGTCGTGCCCCGGCTCGGCCAGTGGTGCGCGGTGCACACGGCCGACGAGTGGGGCCGGCTGCGGCTCGCGGCGGCCACCCACGCCGACGAGTCGGTGCTGCCGCAACTGCACAAGGTGCTCCGCGAGACGGGGACGGACTCGGTGCAGTCCCGGCTGCGGGAGGCGTCCCGGATCGGGTCGCAGGTGCCGCTGGGCGGGCCGATGGAGGGCTTCGCCGTCCCGCTGGTGGCGCGCGGGCAGCGGCTCGGCACCCTGGCGGTGGGTCGCCACCAGCGGCACCGGCACGACCCCGACGAGGTGGCCGTGCTGGAGGACGTGGCCCGGCGGGCGGCCCTGGCCATCGAGAACGCCCGGATCCACGCCGAGCGGCGGCGGGTGGCGCAGGCGCTCCAGCGGTCGCTGCTGCCGCCGGTCCTGCCGGTCGTCGACGGCATCGGCTTCGCCGCCGAGTACGTGCCGACCGGCGACGACGCCGAGGTGGGTGGCGACTTCTACGACGTGCTCCCCCTGCCCGACGGGCGCTGGCTCGTGGTGGTCGGCGACGTGTCCGGCAAGGGGGTCGAGGCGGCGGCCGTCACCGGGCTGGTCCGCGACGTCATCCGGGTGCTGGTCAGCGACGGCAAGCCGCTGCCGGAGGCGCTGGGCCGGCTCAACAACACGCTGGTCGAGCGGGGCGGCGGGCGCTACTGCACGCTGGCGCTGGCGGCCGTCGGGCCGGGCGAGGGCGACCAGCTCGACGTGTCCCTGCACCTGGCCGGCCACGACCGCCCGGTGCTGCTGCGCGCCGGCGACGGTGCCGCGTTCGTCGGGGCCGGCGGCACCGCGCTCGGCCTGCTCGACGCGATCGCCTCCCCGGCCGCCGAGCTGAGCCTGACCCCCGGCGACTCGCTGATCTTCTACACCGACGGGGTGACCGAACGACGGCGCGGCCGGGAGCTGTTCGGCACGGAGCGGCTGCGGGAGTCCGCCGCGCCGCTGGCCGGCTACTCGGCCGACGTGGTGGCCGCCCGGCTGCGGTCGACGGCGATCGGGTTCTCGGCCGAGACGCCCCGCGACGACATCGCGATCCTGGTGCTGCGCAACGACCGCCGCTGA
- a CDS encoding FAD-binding oxidoreductase, protein MAAAAGSIDRSGAVGITRRLAEICGPPFARFAGAADEVAGAQARWVAVPGAPQAAAEVLRLAAAHDLTVVPRGAGTKIDWGATPAHVDIMLDTGRLAGICHRPADGGVAEIGAGTPLRAAQAALERAGLRLALDAPSPGATVGGVLATDESGPLRHRHGGPCEQLVGLRYLDAAGELISAGGGAPGLELARLLCGSQGGLGVLVSATLRVQPVPASRAWVTRPVWSPLEVDDLVREVLAARLDPAAVELDLPARANRVRPPLPPDSPEALARARHPAMFRRTVTPAGAGSLTVLLEGGPADVAERADGLRGLLGGEAKTESSAPQWWRRYPFGPGETALRIEVPVSDLHAAVYALRDAAGGPVPVRGSAGQGVLHAGLPGTLPAERVASIVAGVRAVLLARRGRCVVVAAPPPVREAVDLWGELASLPRLRAAKEYLDPHQRLAPGRLPGGL, encoded by the coding sequence ATGGCGGCAGCAGCGGGGTCCATCGATCGGTCCGGGGCAGTGGGCATCACCCGTCGGCTGGCGGAGATCTGCGGCCCGCCCTTCGCACGGTTCGCGGGGGCGGCCGACGAGGTGGCCGGCGCGCAGGCCCGGTGGGTGGCCGTGCCCGGCGCCCCGCAGGCCGCGGCCGAGGTGCTGCGGCTGGCCGCCGCCCACGACCTGACGGTGGTGCCCCGGGGCGCCGGCACGAAGATCGACTGGGGGGCCACCCCCGCGCACGTCGACATCATGCTCGACACCGGGCGGCTGGCCGGCATCTGCCACCGGCCGGCCGACGGCGGCGTGGCCGAGATCGGCGCGGGCACCCCGCTGCGGGCCGCCCAGGCCGCCCTGGAGCGGGCGGGGCTGCGGCTGGCCCTCGACGCGCCCTCGCCCGGGGCCACCGTCGGCGGGGTGCTGGCCACCGACGAGTCCGGCCCGCTGCGGCACCGCCACGGCGGTCCCTGCGAGCAACTGGTCGGCCTGCGCTACCTGGACGCGGCCGGCGAGCTGATCAGTGCCGGCGGCGGCGCGCCTGGCCTGGAGCTGGCCCGGCTGCTGTGCGGGTCGCAGGGCGGCCTCGGCGTGCTCGTCTCGGCCACCCTGCGGGTGCAGCCGGTGCCGGCCAGCCGCGCCTGGGTCACCCGCCCGGTGTGGAGCCCGCTGGAGGTCGACGACCTGGTCCGGGAGGTGCTCGCCGCCCGGCTCGACCCGGCGGCCGTGGAGCTGGACCTGCCGGCCCGGGCCAACCGGGTGCGCCCGCCGCTGCCCCCCGACTCCCCGGAGGCCCTGGCCAGGGCCCGCCACCCCGCCATGTTCCGGCGCACGGTGACCCCGGCCGGGGCGGGCAGCCTGACCGTGCTGCTGGAGGGCGGTCCCGCCGACGTCGCCGAACGCGCCGACGGCCTGCGCGGCCTGCTGGGCGGAGAGGCGAAGACCGAGAGCTCGGCGCCGCAGTGGTGGCGGCGTTATCCGTTCGGCCCCGGCGAGACCGCGCTGCGCATCGAGGTGCCGGTCAGCGACCTGCACGCGGCCGTCTACGCGCTGCGCGACGCGGCCGGTGGCCCGGTGCCGGTGCGGGGCTCCGCCGGGCAGGGGGTGCTGCACGCCGGCCTGCCCGGCACCCTGCCCGCCGAGCGGGTGGCGTCCATCGTCGCCGGGGTGCGGGCCGTCCTGCTCGCCCGGCGGGGCCGGTGCGTGGTGGTCGCCGCGCCGCCGCCGGTGCGGGAGGCCGTCGACCTGTGGGGCGAGCTGGCCTCGCTGCCCCGGCTGCGGGCGGCGAAGGAATACCTGGACCCGCACCAGCGCCTGGCCCCGGGCCGCCTCCCCGGCGGCCTCTGA
- a CDS encoding threonine ammonia-lyase: MDLVTLDDIRAAAADIAPTVLRTPLLAAPWDDGLWLKPESLQPVGSFKLRGATHAVARLDPGARARGVVTHSSGNHGQALAYAARAAGVPCTVVVPEGAPEVKVARMRAFGAEVLLVPPARRLAEARRIVAETGATLVPPFDDRRIIAGQGTVGAEIVADLPDVDVVLVPVGGGGLASGVATAVRALRPSTAVYGVEPLLAADARDSLAAGRVVTWDVELTYRTCADGLRTNLSELTLAHLRDRLDGIVTVTEEEIRAAAGRLIREARLVVEPSGAVATAARLFRVGELPAGRTAAVVTGGNADPQVLADLVTTA; this comes from the coding sequence GTGGACCTCGTGACGCTCGACGACATCCGGGCCGCCGCCGCCGACATCGCGCCGACCGTCCTGCGCACGCCGCTGCTGGCCGCGCCGTGGGACGACGGGCTGTGGCTGAAGCCGGAGAGCCTGCAACCGGTCGGTTCGTTCAAGCTGCGCGGGGCCACCCACGCGGTCGCCCGGCTCGACCCCGGCGCGCGGGCCCGGGGGGTGGTCACCCACTCGTCCGGCAACCACGGCCAGGCCCTCGCGTACGCGGCGCGGGCCGCCGGCGTGCCGTGCACGGTGGTGGTGCCCGAGGGCGCGCCGGAGGTGAAGGTCGCCCGGATGCGGGCGTTCGGGGCGGAGGTGCTGCTCGTCCCGCCGGCCCGGCGGCTGGCGGAGGCCCGGCGGATCGTCGCCGAGACGGGGGCGACCCTGGTGCCGCCGTTCGACGACCGGCGGATCATCGCCGGTCAGGGCACCGTCGGGGCGGAGATCGTCGCCGACCTGCCCGACGTCGACGTGGTGCTGGTGCCCGTCGGCGGCGGCGGCCTCGCCTCCGGGGTCGCCACGGCGGTCCGGGCGCTGCGCCCGTCGACCGCCGTGTACGGCGTCGAGCCGCTGCTCGCCGCCGACGCGCGGGACTCGCTCGCCGCCGGGCGGGTGGTCACCTGGGACGTGGAGCTGACCTACCGCACCTGCGCGGACGGGCTGCGCACCAACCTGTCGGAGCTGACGCTGGCCCACCTGCGGGACCGCCTCGACGGCATCGTCACGGTGACCGAGGAGGAGATCCGGGCGGCCGCCGGTCGCCTGATCCGCGAGGCCCGGCTGGTCGTCGAGCCCAGCGGCGCGGTGGCCACGGCCGCCCGGCTGTTCCGCGTGGGCGAGCTGCCGGCGGGGCGTACGGCCGCGGTGGTGACCGGCGGCAACGCCGACCCGCAGGTCCTCGCCGACCTGGTCACCACCGCGTGA
- a CDS encoding S9 family peptidase, whose protein sequence is MTTETPVPVAKRVPSERTHHGDTVVDEYAWLAAKDDPETIAHLTAENAHTEARTAHLAELRAALFEETRRRTQETDLSVPARKGGHWYYTRTVEGQQYGVHCRRAVRDGETDPPVSVDGAPLDGEEVLLDGNLLAEGHDFFSLGAFDVSPDGRWLAYSTDFSGDERFTLRVKDLGTGEVLADEVPGTFYGTAWSADASVLFYVTVDDAWRPHRVWRHRIGTPSTEDVVVYQEDDERFWVGVELTRSEKFVLIDIHSKITSEVLVIPAGNPTGEPASVAPRRQGVEYSVEHHGHRFLILHNDDAEDFALAYTSADAPGDWVPLIPHTPGTRLESVDAFADHLVVSLRTNGLTGLRVLPVGGGDGHDIDFPEPLYSVGLDSNPEYRTRQVRLRYASLVAPESVYDYDLVTRELTLRRRKPVLPGPDGREYDPADYEQHRDWALADDGTRVPISLVCRAGTPRDGSAGCVIYGYGSYEASMDPWFSVARLSLLDRGVVFAVAHVRGGGELGRCWYDQGKMLAKKNTFTDFVACARHLVKSGWTSADRLVARGASAGGLLMGAVANLAPDAFAGIVAQVPFVDPLTSILDPSLPLTVTEWEEWGNPLDDPEVYAYMKSYAPYENVAAVDYPAILAVTSLNDTRVLYHEPAKWIARLRAAAPQGDYLLKTEMGAGHGGPSGRYDAWREEAFINAWILDRLGAA, encoded by the coding sequence GTGACCACCGAGACTCCCGTGCCCGTCGCCAAGCGGGTCCCCAGCGAGCGCACCCACCACGGCGACACCGTCGTCGACGAGTACGCCTGGCTGGCCGCCAAGGACGACCCGGAGACGATCGCCCACCTGACGGCGGAGAACGCGCACACCGAGGCGCGCACCGCCCACCTGGCGGAGCTGCGGGCCGCCCTGTTCGAGGAGACGCGCCGGCGCACCCAGGAGACCGACCTGTCGGTGCCGGCCCGCAAGGGCGGCCACTGGTACTACACCCGCACCGTCGAGGGCCAGCAGTACGGCGTGCACTGCCGCCGCGCGGTACGCGACGGCGAGACCGACCCGCCGGTCAGCGTGGACGGCGCCCCGCTCGACGGCGAGGAGGTGCTGCTCGACGGCAACCTGCTCGCCGAGGGGCACGACTTCTTCTCCCTCGGCGCGTTCGACGTGAGCCCCGACGGCCGCTGGCTGGCATACTCGACGGACTTCAGCGGCGACGAGCGGTTCACGCTGCGGGTCAAGGACCTGGGCACCGGTGAGGTGCTGGCCGACGAGGTGCCGGGCACGTTCTACGGCACGGCCTGGTCGGCCGACGCCTCGGTGCTGTTCTACGTGACCGTCGACGACGCCTGGCGGCCCCACCGGGTGTGGCGGCACCGGATCGGCACCCCGTCCACCGAGGACGTGGTGGTCTACCAGGAGGACGACGAGCGGTTCTGGGTCGGCGTCGAGCTGACCCGGTCGGAGAAGTTCGTCCTCATCGACATCCACAGCAAGATCACCAGCGAGGTGCTGGTCATCCCCGCCGGCAACCCCACCGGCGAGCCGGCGTCCGTCGCGCCCCGGCGGCAAGGCGTGGAATACAGCGTCGAGCACCACGGGCACCGCTTCCTGATCCTGCACAACGACGACGCCGAGGACTTCGCGCTCGCGTACACCTCGGCGGACGCGCCCGGCGACTGGGTGCCGCTGATCCCGCACACCCCCGGCACCCGGCTGGAGTCGGTCGACGCGTTCGCCGACCACCTGGTCGTGTCGCTGCGCACCAACGGGCTGACCGGGCTGCGCGTGCTGCCGGTCGGCGGCGGCGACGGTCACGACATCGACTTCCCCGAGCCGCTCTACAGCGTCGGGCTGGACAGCAACCCGGAGTACCGCACCCGGCAGGTCCGGCTGCGCTACGCCTCGCTGGTCGCCCCCGAGTCGGTGTACGACTACGACCTGGTCACCCGGGAGCTGACCCTGCGCCGCCGCAAGCCGGTCCTGCCCGGCCCGGACGGCCGCGAGTACGACCCGGCCGACTACGAGCAGCACCGGGACTGGGCGCTCGCCGACGACGGCACGCGCGTGCCGATCTCGCTGGTCTGCCGGGCCGGCACCCCCCGCGACGGCTCCGCCGGCTGCGTCATCTACGGCTACGGCTCGTACGAGGCGAGCATGGACCCGTGGTTCTCCGTCGCCCGGCTCTCCCTGCTGGACCGGGGCGTGGTCTTCGCCGTCGCGCACGTGCGGGGCGGCGGCGAGCTGGGCCGGTGCTGGTACGACCAGGGCAAGATGCTGGCCAAGAAGAACACCTTCACCGACTTCGTGGCCTGCGCCCGGCACCTGGTCAAGTCCGGCTGGACGTCGGCCGACCGGCTGGTGGCCCGGGGCGCGTCGGCCGGCGGCCTGCTGATGGGCGCGGTGGCCAACCTCGCGCCGGACGCGTTCGCGGGCATCGTCGCGCAGGTGCCCTTCGTGGACCCGCTCACCTCGATCCTCGACCCGTCGCTGCCGCTGACCGTCACCGAGTGGGAGGAGTGGGGCAACCCCCTCGACGACCCCGAGGTCTACGCGTACATGAAGTCGTACGCGCCGTACGAGAACGTGGCGGCGGTGGACTACCCGGCGATCCTCGCGGTGACCAGCCTCAACGACACCCGGGTCCTCTACCACGAGCCGGCCAAGTGGATCGCCCGGCTGCGGGCTGCCGCCCCGCAGGGCGACTACCTGCTCAAGACGGAGATGGGGGCCGGGCACGGCGGCCCCAGCGGCCGGTACGACGCGTGGCGCGAGGAGGCGTTCATCAACGCCTGGATCCTCGACCGCCTGGGCGCTGCGTAA
- a CDS encoding ATP-binding protein yields the protein MALRVEHDIFLVRQRGREVAEAVGLEHQDQVRLATALSEVARDLLRLCGGADVTFSVVVEVQGPVHLRVDLAPARPLPHHGYEPQSGAVARLVDMLGVVGRGGDTVVRMSRRVPANAQALTPERLAELRAELGSSAPASALDELALQNEQLIAALDEVRSQRDELAVLNEELQETNRGVMALYNQLTEELEETNRGVVALYAELDEKSAQLRTASESKSRFLANVSHELRAPVTAVIGLSRLLADSASDPLTAEQARQVGLIRDSATDLLGLVNDLLDLAKAESGRLEPTWTEVDLRAVFGQLRGTLRALSTKPGVELVVEDPPPPGTVRSDEVLLAQVLRNLLHNGLKFTERGEVRLRAEICDGRWRLSVSDTGAGIAPELHERIFEEFYQVPGSTRIGGTGLGLPYARRVTHLLGGALELVSRPGQGSTFTVVLPTDGA from the coding sequence ATGGCGCTGCGGGTCGAGCACGACATCTTCCTCGTCCGGCAGCGGGGCCGGGAGGTGGCCGAGGCGGTCGGGCTGGAACACCAGGACCAGGTCCGGCTCGCCACCGCGCTGAGCGAGGTGGCCCGGGACCTGCTGCGCCTCTGCGGCGGTGCGGACGTCACCTTCTCCGTCGTCGTCGAGGTGCAGGGCCCGGTCCACCTGCGCGTCGACCTGGCCCCGGCGCGCCCGCTGCCCCACCATGGGTACGAGCCGCAGTCCGGCGCGGTGGCACGCCTCGTGGACATGCTGGGCGTGGTGGGCCGCGGGGGCGATACGGTCGTGAGGATGTCCCGACGTGTCCCGGCCAACGCGCAGGCGCTGACCCCGGAGCGCCTCGCCGAGCTGCGCGCCGAACTCGGCAGCTCCGCTCCGGCCAGCGCCCTGGACGAGCTCGCCCTCCAGAACGAGCAGCTCATCGCCGCCCTCGACGAGGTGCGCAGCCAGCGCGACGAGCTGGCCGTGCTCAACGAGGAGCTCCAGGAGACCAACCGGGGCGTGATGGCGCTCTACAACCAGCTCACCGAGGAGCTGGAGGAGACCAACCGGGGCGTGGTGGCGCTCTACGCCGAGCTGGACGAGAAGTCGGCCCAGCTCCGCACCGCCAGCGAGTCCAAGAGCCGGTTCCTGGCCAACGTCAGCCACGAGCTGCGCGCCCCGGTGACCGCGGTCATCGGGCTGAGCCGGCTGCTGGCCGACTCCGCGTCCGACCCGCTCACCGCCGAGCAGGCCCGCCAGGTGGGGCTGATCCGGGACTCCGCCACCGACCTGCTCGGCCTGGTCAACGACCTGCTCGACCTCGCCAAGGCCGAGTCCGGGCGGCTGGAGCCGACCTGGACCGAGGTCGACCTGCGGGCGGTCTTCGGCCAGCTCCGCGGCACCCTGCGGGCGCTGTCCACCAAGCCCGGCGTCGAGCTGGTGGTGGAGGACCCGCCGCCGCCCGGCACGGTCCGCTCCGACGAGGTGCTGCTCGCCCAGGTGCTGCGTAACCTGCTGCACAACGGGCTCAAGTTCACCGAGCGGGGCGAGGTCCGGCTGCGCGCCGAGATCTGCGACGGGCGGTGGCGGCTGTCCGTCTCCGACACCGGTGCGGGCATCGCCCCGGAGCTGCACGAGCGGATCTTCGAGGAGTTCTACCAGGTGCCGGGGAGCACCCGCATCGGCGGCACCGGCCTCGGCCTGCCGTACGCCCGGCGGGTGACGCACCTGCTCGGCGGCGCCCTGGAGCTGGTCAGCAGGCCGGGACAGGGGAGCACCTTCACCGTCGTCCTGCCCACCGACGGGGCGTGA